From the Mycobacterium noviomagense genome, the window CCGTGTCGAGCAGCCACACCGTGTTCTCCCGCCCGACTGCTCCTGCGGCCGGGACCGAGACCGGGTCGGCGCCGCCGAGGGCGGCGGCCACGGCGTCGGCCTTCTCCGACCCGGAGACCATCGTCCAGACTTCGCGGGAGCGCTGAAGTGCGGGCAACGTCAAGGTAATTCGCTGTGGCGGGGGTTTCGGTGAATCGGTGACCCCCACCACCAGCCGGGCGGTCTCCCGCACCGCGGGGGTATCGGGGAACAACGAGTTGATGTGGCCCTCGGGCCCGACGCCCAACAGGTGCACGTCGAAATCGGGTGCAGGGTCACCAGGCTGGGCGTACGCCGCGAGAACCTGCTGGTAGGCCAGTGCGGCGGCATCGATGTCGTCGCCGAATTCGCCGTCGCTCGCCGGCATCGGATGCACATTGCGCGCCGGGATGTCGACGTGGTCCAGCAGGGCCTCACGAGCCTGCTTGTCGTTGCGCTCGTCGTCGTCCTGGGGTACGTAGCGCTCGTCTCCCCAGAACAGGTGGACCTTCGACCAGTCGATTCGTTGGCTCTGCTCGCTGAGCTTGCTCAGCAGCCGGTTGCCGTTGCCGCCGCCGGTCAAGACGATCAGCGCCTGGCCGCGGGCCGCCACGGCTGCGTCGATGGCATCGATCAGCCGCTCGCACGCTGCCGCCGCCAGCGCGTCACTGTCGGGA encodes:
- the pgl gene encoding 6-phosphogluconolactonase, whose amino-acid sequence is MSRVVETYPDSDALAAAACERLIDAIDAAVAARGQALIVLTGGGNGNRLLSKLSEQSQRIDWSKVHLFWGDERYVPQDDDERNDKQAREALLDHVDIPARNVHPMPASDGEFGDDIDAAALAYQQVLAAYAQPGDPAPDFDVHLLGVGPEGHINSLFPDTPAVRETARLVVGVTDSPKPPPQRITLTLPALQRSREVWTMVSGSEKADAVAAALGGADPVSVPAAGAVGRENTVWLLDTDAAAKLSS